Proteins encoded within one genomic window of Balneolaceae bacterium:
- a CDS encoding DUF5995 family protein: MSHTELISNLEEKYQSVPEVIEHFKWLEEYLFNHDDLRGVFTTAYLHITQSIGAALQENSFHDNSWSRDYLICFANLYREAMLNYERGHLDLVPKSWKIAYNLSKSNEGYVIQHLMLGINAHINHDLALALHQTSIDPNREEKYKDHTDINIILEKATDGLKKNVADKYAPILNRLDRGLGSIDDEITAFSIPKAREHAWSMAIALTAAQSNLERKILRKSLDEQAAVIARLILASPLRHPEVKETVTFLKWIDQKVNRIIRFFR; the protein is encoded by the coding sequence ATGAGTCATACAGAATTGATATCAAACCTTGAGGAAAAATATCAATCTGTACCCGAGGTAATTGAGCATTTTAAATGGCTCGAAGAATATCTTTTTAACCATGATGATCTCAGAGGTGTGTTTACAACTGCTTATCTCCATATCACTCAGTCGATAGGAGCAGCTCTTCAAGAAAACTCGTTTCACGACAACTCCTGGAGCCGTGATTACCTAATCTGTTTTGCCAACCTCTATCGTGAAGCGATGCTGAACTACGAGCGGGGTCATTTAGATCTGGTACCTAAATCCTGGAAAATTGCATATAACCTGTCAAAGAGTAACGAGGGATATGTTATTCAACACCTCATGCTGGGAATTAACGCTCATATAAACCATGATTTGGCACTGGCATTACATCAAACATCTATCGATCCTAACCGGGAGGAAAAGTATAAAGATCACACCGACATCAATATTATCCTTGAGAAAGCAACCGATGGTTTGAAAAAAAATGTGGCTGACAAATATGCTCCTATTTTAAATCGATTAGACAGAGGATTGGGATCCATCGATGATGAGATTACCGCTTTTAGCATTCCCAAAGCAAGAGAACATGCCTGGTCGATGGCTATTGCATTAACAGCCGCTCAATCAAACCTGGAACGAAAGATCCTCCGCAAATCACTGGATGAACAGGCTGCGGTCATTGCACGACTTATCCTGGCGTCACCTTTACGGCATCCTGAAGTAAAGGAAACTGTAACCTTCCTGAAATGGATTGATCAAAAGGTGAATCGAATCATCCGTTTTTTCAGATAA
- the asd gene encoding aspartate-semialdehyde dehydrogenase has translation MYKAGILGATGAVGQKFIRLLENHDWFKIQALGASERSSGKPYKVAANWIESTPMPNKVADLEVRNCVSSEFDDVDFVFSGLDSSVATEVEKDFAEAGIPVISNAKNYRTDPTVPLLIPEVNPDHIDMIKTQSFTDDESGWIVTNPNCVAIPLTMSLRPLYDNFGIKSVVVTSMQAISGAGYPGVPSLDILGNVVPFIGGEESKIVQEPLKMLGKFEEGAIQHASFAVQATATRVPVLNGHLLSVTVELENEADEKDVKQALKEWKSPIANFRLPSAPDYPLHVFDDDRYPQPRLHADSENGMQTAIGRVRKSNVLSISYVAMAHNTIRGAAGGAILNAELLVKKNYIY, from the coding sequence ATGTATAAAGCAGGTATTCTTGGCGCAACAGGAGCAGTAGGCCAGAAATTTATTCGGCTCTTAGAAAATCACGATTGGTTTAAAATTCAGGCACTTGGTGCTTCCGAACGTTCTTCAGGCAAACCATATAAAGTGGCGGCGAATTGGATTGAGAGTACGCCCATGCCAAATAAGGTGGCTGATTTGGAAGTTCGTAACTGTGTTTCTTCTGAATTTGATGATGTCGATTTTGTATTCTCAGGACTGGATTCCTCCGTAGCTACGGAAGTTGAGAAAGATTTTGCTGAAGCTGGAATTCCGGTTATCAGTAATGCAAAAAATTACAGAACGGATCCTACAGTTCCCCTCCTGATTCCGGAAGTAAATCCCGATCATATTGATATGATCAAAACCCAATCCTTTACTGATGATGAAAGCGGGTGGATTGTGACAAATCCGAATTGTGTGGCAATTCCATTAACCATGAGTCTTCGTCCGCTTTATGACAATTTTGGAATCAAAAGTGTAGTAGTTACGTCTATGCAGGCGATCTCCGGCGCAGGGTATCCCGGTGTTCCCAGCCTGGATATTTTAGGAAATGTGGTTCCATTTATTGGAGGAGAAGAATCAAAGATTGTACAAGAACCACTAAAGATGCTTGGAAAATTTGAGGAGGGTGCGATTCAGCATGCCAGTTTTGCAGTTCAGGCAACGGCCACAAGAGTACCTGTTCTGAATGGTCACCTGTTATCCGTAACTGTTGAACTGGAAAACGAAGCAGATGAAAAAGATGTAAAACAGGCATTGAAAGAGTGGAAAAGCCCGATTGCCAATTTCAGGCTGCCATCTGCTCCTGATTACCCGTTGCATGTGTTTGATGATGATCGGTATCCTCAACCGCGTCTCCACGCAGATAGTGAAAATGGAATGCAGACAGCGATTGGCCGGGTTCGGAAATCAAATGTTCTGAGTATCTCATACGTGGCGATGGCACATAATACCATTCGTGGTGCAGCCGGCGGAGCTATTCTGAATGCTGAACTACTTGTGAAGAAGAATTATATCTACTAA
- a CDS encoding glycine--tRNA ligase — MSITHLDNLDKIVSLSKARGFIFQSSDIYGGLGAVYDYGPLGAELKRNIQQEWWKSMTQVHDNIVGLDAAIFMHPKTWEASGHVEGFNDPMIDDKQSNKRYRADMLIEQHIQKLRDKGKDDKADEIQQLLDTTGTRKGLCEDLYEIIMEEEIRAPDSGAFDWTEVRQFNLMFKTHYGATSSGDDDAIYLRPETAQGIFVNYKNVMDTARVQVPFGIAQIGKAFRNEVVARQFVFRMREFEQMEMQYFVEPGTDEGEYEKWLENRLNWHKKMGVRASNLRTSPHPPDKLAHYARAAADIQYKYPIGWQEVEGIHNRTDFDLSRHQEYSGKKMEYYDQQKQERYIPYVIETSVGLDRTTLMILCDAYREEEVDGDTRTVLKMNPKLAPTKVGIFPLIKKDKLQDLAHKIEKDLRGEFTVRYDESGSIGKRYRRQDEAGTPFCVTVDFDGVESEGEDTVTIRYRDDMTQDRIPATKVADVIRDKMKEWTPED, encoded by the coding sequence ATGTCAATAACCCATTTAGATAACCTTGATAAAATCGTATCTCTCTCTAAAGCACGGGGATTTATTTTCCAGTCATCCGATATTTATGGAGGACTTGGAGCGGTCTATGATTATGGTCCACTTGGTGCAGAGCTAAAACGAAATATCCAGCAGGAGTGGTGGAAATCTATGACGCAGGTTCACGACAATATTGTTGGTTTGGATGCCGCAATTTTTATGCACCCGAAGACCTGGGAAGCCAGCGGCCATGTGGAGGGGTTCAATGACCCCATGATTGACGACAAACAGTCAAACAAACGATATCGTGCAGATATGCTGATTGAGCAGCATATTCAGAAATTGAGAGATAAAGGAAAAGATGATAAAGCCGATGAGATCCAGCAATTGCTCGATACAACAGGCACGCGAAAAGGGTTGTGCGAAGATCTGTATGAAATCATCATGGAGGAAGAGATTCGAGCTCCCGATTCAGGAGCATTCGATTGGACCGAGGTCCGTCAGTTCAACCTGATGTTTAAAACTCATTATGGTGCAACCTCAAGTGGAGATGATGACGCGATTTATCTTCGGCCCGAAACCGCCCAGGGAATTTTTGTGAATTATAAAAATGTGATGGACACCGCTCGTGTTCAGGTTCCCTTCGGAATCGCCCAAATTGGGAAGGCATTCAGAAATGAGGTTGTGGCCAGGCAGTTTGTGTTCCGAATGAGAGAGTTCGAACAGATGGAGATGCAATACTTTGTTGAACCGGGAACCGATGAAGGAGAATATGAAAAATGGTTAGAAAACCGATTGAACTGGCATAAAAAAATGGGTGTGCGTGCAAGCAATTTGCGAACCTCCCCCCATCCACCGGATAAATTGGCTCACTATGCACGAGCTGCAGCTGATATCCAATACAAATATCCAATCGGCTGGCAGGAAGTGGAAGGCATCCACAACCGGACGGATTTTGACCTTTCCCGCCACCAGGAATACTCCGGTAAGAAGATGGAATATTACGATCAGCAAAAACAGGAACGCTACATTCCCTATGTGATTGAAACCTCTGTTGGACTGGACCGAACCACGCTGATGATTTTATGCGACGCCTATCGCGAAGAAGAGGTGGACGGAGATACCCGAACTGTTCTAAAAATGAATCCAAAACTGGCGCCAACTAAAGTGGGAATCTTTCCGCTTATCAAAAAAGACAAGCTCCAGGATCTGGCACATAAAATTGAGAAAGATCTGCGGGGCGAATTTACCGTTCGATATGATGAATCTGGCTCCATCGGTAAACGGTATCGGCGGCAGGATGAAGCCGGAACTCCTTTCTGCGTAACGGTTGATTTTGATGGCGTGGAATCGGAAGGTGAAGATACGGTAACAATCCGTTATCGGGACGATATGACCCAAGACCGCATTCCAGCCACTAAAGTTGCAGATGTGATTCGGGATAAAATGAAAGAGTGGACGCCTGAAGATTAA
- a CDS encoding outer membrane lipoprotein-sorting protein, with the protein MTRYYFTCLILLLSVPSLLAQERITSEDEARAVFDEVEERRSSIESEFSVLEMIITDSRGRTRTRVMQSWTRNRDENTDNLIIFSEPATVRGTGFLSVNEDGNETQRLYLPSIGRIQVISAAEQGDQFMGSDFTYEDLGDQDPDDYQFEWLETDETHHTVRATKPNSNQYSSVEFVIRKDTYALETVRYFSDTGEMIKRLEAENFEQITDVLWSPRKMTMYDLRDDRKTELNWQEREINADIPNWRFTVRGLRRGI; encoded by the coding sequence ATGACTCGATACTACTTTACTTGTTTAATATTACTGCTCTCTGTTCCATCACTTTTAGCCCAGGAGAGAATTACCAGCGAAGATGAAGCCAGGGCTGTTTTTGATGAAGTTGAAGAGCGTCGCAGTTCCATAGAATCGGAATTTTCGGTTCTGGAGATGATTATCACCGATTCACGTGGACGAACCCGAACCCGTGTCATGCAATCCTGGACCCGAAACAGAGATGAGAACACCGATAACCTGATTATTTTTTCTGAACCGGCAACTGTGCGCGGAACGGGGTTTCTATCTGTAAACGAAGACGGCAACGAAACACAACGACTCTATCTCCCCTCAATCGGCCGAATCCAGGTAATCAGTGCGGCTGAACAGGGCGATCAATTTATGGGCAGTGATTTTACTTACGAAGATCTTGGTGACCAGGATCCTGATGATTATCAATTTGAATGGCTCGAAACCGATGAAACTCATCATACCGTTCGGGCTACAAAACCAAACTCCAATCAATATTCATCTGTAGAATTTGTGATCCGAAAAGATACCTACGCACTGGAGACAGTTCGTTATTTCAGTGACACCGGAGAGATGATTAAACGGCTTGAAGCAGAAAATTTTGAACAGATAACCGACGTGCTTTGGAGTCCCCGAAAAATGACAATGTACGACCTGCGGGACGACCGTAAAACTGAACTCAACTGGCAGGAAAGAGAGATCAATGCTGATATACCGAACTGGCGTTTTACAGTTAGAGGTTTAAGACGGGGAATTTAG
- a CDS encoding alpha/beta hydrolase, translated as MKSSLLLFLYLVLSISLSAQPTLSGTWEGEITVQGQDLGIIFNFEGETGNYSGLLDIPAQGANGLPLIYVVVQADSVTTAFNTGTGLGEFEGRFVSPNSIEGTYTQSGSDFPFRVVRQDSSAIDVVDTGAGEELIITHEDVEIAGTLVLPENVNQPELVILLSGSGAQNRDSEIVGFRPFADLAEYFKSQGIASFRFDDREVGLSTGNFSNASLSALATDVNAIIRFMQDSVNTQFEEVTLLGHSQGGVVAGEVARSNPAVDQLILMASPAVPLMRILRYQVRQAYEQIGLPDDAIQNEIDAREDLMRAVSSSDGVDTARELYKNAYSDVLNSLTDEQLQAVPEDREGFVEKQANQLVSIYGTSQMKSLLFHDPTENLSKLSIPVLVLFGGKDTQVSDELNEPPARQALNEAGVEFKIEIIDNANHLFQEAETGEVSEYSKLDKEFIEGFLPILSNWLKSN; from the coding sequence GGAATCATTTTTAATTTCGAAGGAGAAACCGGTAACTATTCCGGATTGTTAGATATACCGGCGCAGGGTGCAAATGGTCTGCCGCTCATCTACGTGGTTGTGCAGGCCGATTCAGTCACTACGGCTTTTAATACAGGAACGGGTTTGGGAGAGTTTGAGGGGCGTTTTGTAAGCCCAAACAGCATAGAAGGCACCTATACTCAATCCGGTTCTGATTTCCCATTCCGGGTAGTTCGACAAGATTCATCCGCCATAGATGTTGTTGATACCGGGGCAGGTGAGGAGTTGATCATCACTCATGAAGATGTTGAAATAGCGGGAACATTGGTACTACCTGAAAATGTAAATCAACCAGAGCTTGTAATTTTACTTTCAGGAAGCGGAGCTCAAAACCGGGATTCTGAAATTGTAGGATTCAGGCCATTTGCCGATCTTGCTGAATATTTCAAATCCCAGGGTATAGCAAGTTTTCGGTTTGATGACCGGGAGGTTGGACTATCAACGGGGAATTTTTCAAATGCCAGTCTTTCTGCACTTGCCACCGATGTGAATGCTATTATTCGGTTTATGCAGGATTCTGTAAACACTCAATTTGAAGAGGTTACTCTTTTGGGGCACAGCCAGGGGGGAGTTGTTGCAGGAGAGGTGGCCCGGTCAAACCCCGCTGTTGACCAGTTGATACTGATGGCTTCACCTGCGGTACCTTTGATGAGAATTTTGCGATACCAGGTTCGTCAAGCTTACGAGCAAATTGGTTTACCTGATGACGCTATTCAAAATGAAATTGATGCACGTGAAGATTTGATGAGGGCAGTATCGAGTAGCGATGGAGTAGATACTGCAAGAGAACTTTATAAAAATGCATATAGCGATGTTTTAAACTCACTCACGGATGAGCAGTTGCAGGCTGTTCCTGAAGACAGGGAAGGGTTTGTTGAAAAGCAGGCAAATCAACTGGTATCAATTTACGGCACATCTCAAATGAAATCACTGCTTTTTCATGATCCCACGGAAAATCTTTCCAAATTATCGATTCCTGTACTTGTACTTTTTGGCGGAAAAGATACCCAGGTTTCGGATGAATTAAATGAACCACCGGCCCGGCAAGCATTGAATGAGGCGGGAGTGGAGTTTAAGATTGAGATCATTGATAATGCAAATCATCTGTTCCAGGAAGCAGAGACAGGGGAAGTGAGCGAATATTCAAAACTTGATAAAGAGTTTATCGAAGGTTTTTTGCCGATCCTTTCGAACTGGCTGAAGTCGAATTAA